The DNA segment CATTAACAAGATAACATGTGGACCCGGACATGGCATCAGGTACGTACGTACGTATatatttgcatatatatatgcatgcccaaaagattaattatatatacacTAGCttgaattatttttcatatatatatatatatgatatgatgTGCATGCAGCGTTGGAAGTCTGGGAAAGGTGCCAAACGAATTGGATGTAAAAGGGCTTATAGTGAAAAACTGCACGTTACTAGGAACCACAAATGGGATCAGAATCAAGACGTACCCGGCATCAGATATCAGCAGGGCTTCAGGAATGCACTTTGAGGATATAATTATGGAGAGTGTCAAGAACCCTGTAATCATAGACCAGAACTATGGCCTCAAATCAACCAAGgtatatatatagagtaatatttatatatatatttccttaattaatttattaaaattaaattagacAAGGAATAAGGATAAATACAATCTGTATCAAAAAAGAAATGATGAAAATGCAATATTGCAGCCATCCATGGTAAAAATCAGCGATGTCATTTACCAAAATATAAGAGGAACGACGATTTCTCCGGTGGCGGTGAATCTAATGTGTAGCTCAGGGGTTCCATGCCAAAACGTGCACTTcaacaacataaatttgcatttGAAAGATGAAACAAGGGTTACAGCTGCTTGTGCTAATGTTAGAGTACTTGGCTATAGCGGTTTGCAGATTCCGCCACCTTGTATATCGGCTGCCACtgcttaattttattttttttcttttttgcttTATAGGAATATTGATTGTGAATTAATGGAAGGAAATCATGAGTACTGTTAATTTCCATATGTAAATTAtagttttaattgttttttttttcaaatcataCGTttgtattatatttattaatatgtaAATACTTTTGCatctttaatttctttttttatttttgtttgtttgtttttcctCGATCGACTCATATGTAAATATTTACTGAGAAAATTCTATGATATGTTACGTTTGGAggcacaaatatatataatagcTAGTTACTCGATAAATTAATCAATCAATACATATTGATTAATATCTCAGTTCTCAATACATATATAATTTCTTGAGCATGCATGCAAAAAGTACTAGAAAGAGGCGAGCTAGGAGTAGTGTgcagttatatatatttttttatatatataaagaatctctCTTAGATACCATATTTTGTTTTACCAAAATTGTcatttctctatttttttaaaatttcaatattttaaatagCATTTTAGTCTCtcgataatttttataattgtaATTTAGTCCCTCGATAATCTTTATATcacattaataaaaaaaaaatgtacaaaCACGCATCACGTGCACCAATACACTAGTATATATAATGGGAGCGGACTGAAAATTAAATAGTAATATATTGTTGGATTTGTACAATATTTATAAGAGGAGGAGGAGATCTCTTTGTTGATGGAATGGTCGCAATATAAACAAGCTATATAGCTAGGACTGTGAAGAAATTAAGGGAACTAGTGTATATATTTCTTTTGGATCCTGGATGTTGTTTTTTATGGCAATATACtgtttattcaatatttgactAAATCAACCAGCATGAACCATATATTCCAATTAATGGATTCTTACCAAATTCTTTAACaagcattaatttaatttacCTCTCACATGCAAAATAAAATTGAGGGAATTTTTCAACAGTTTTAAATTGTGATTGATGTCATCTTTAATTTAAAGTTTAAACATATAGTAATACTGACATGAACCAAATTTTGTCCTCGACCCAAATTTTCATTTTACAATCAGCCTTGAAGACAACTAATTTGTTCTTCAAACAAAAGTAAACATCTGATTTTTACGATATCTTTTACATTTATTAGAAATATATGAAATCtagttagaaaaaaaaaattcacctaAATTCTATACTCACTGttattaaattctattattttcACCTAAATTCTatttgctttaaaaaaaaattagaagattttattttatataaaaaaaacacaaaaacaaaaggAGTATGGCATGAAAAATTCAAAGTTCAGTTCTAACATGTTCCTACagactttaaaaataaaaagaaaaaacacAAAAGCCTTGAAATTGAATGCCGTTTCTCGTTTCCCCTCCTTTTGTTTTGTTGTCTGAtggatcatgaatatgatacaatccattttttttttatttcttaacatttgatttcagattttttatttaaattatattatatatatgaaaatgggTTCATCGGAGCAATCTTCGATGATCGGCGGCCACAAGTATGTTCAGATGCAAAAGGAGGCGTCGCCGCCGGAATTCCCGATGATGATGTCATCGTTCCTGTCGTTTCACCCGGCCACTGAATTGACTCGGATTTTCGATGAGTTGCCCAAAGCTACCATTGTCCAGGTCTCTCGCCCCGATCCCAGCGATATAAGCCCCATGCTACTGGGTTACACCATTGAGTTGCAATACAGACAGGTTTCATGAATTCTCATCTCATTCCCTTCCTTTATGTTCCTTCTCTCGAGTTTTGCGGAAAAAATCTCACCTTTACCGCTTGATTGCTAATTGAATACTTCCATGGGTCTGTTTCAAGGTTTATTGCTGCCACCTGTCGACTTTGTCAAAAAAGTCCGTGTCTTTTTTTGTCGTGCTTAAGAACAGATTCGACTTAATTCTTGTTTTAGCTTTGTTTTGACAACTATATATGTCCCTTTGCTACTTGAGGCTATGGATCAGTGTGTTTTCACATTGATACAACATTATGGAGTTTTTCCTTCTTTTAGGTTGCATCAGATTAATAGCATGCATGTTTTAGCAAAACCGAGATCGTCCTTTGATATGAATTTGTACTTCTAGTAAGTGCAAGCTTTTATGCACTAGTTGAGAAATGAAATTTACGTTCATGTCATCTGGAGTTCTGATTGTCACAATATCATTCCTTAGTTCAAGTGGCAGTTAGTGAAGAAAGCTTCACAAGTTTTTTATTTGCACTTTGCTCTCAAGAAGCGGAAATTTATCGAGGAGATACACGAGAAGCAAGAGCAGGTATATTTTATTCTCGTTTTTATGCCATTTTCCCCATCAATGATTGGTTCTGGTTCTATTCTATAGTTGCGGTTCACATCAGACGAAAATCCCATGGTTGTCGTTCTTATGCTTGGAATGGTCTATGATGGTGTAACTTTATCTCGTGTCTTTAATCTTCATTGAAAGTTATTTTCTCTTATCTTTTCAAAGGTTAAAGAATGGCTTCAAAATTTAGGAATCGGAGACCATGCAACGGTTATGCAAGATGATGAAGAGCAGGATGATGAGGCTATTCCTTCACGTTTAGACGAGAGTGCAAGAAACAGGTGCTTATTTATCAAGGATGACTTATGCGAATGATATAAAGTATGCTGTAGCTTCTTCTTGTAATACTTATAAATCTTACAGGTGTTTTTTTGTTCAGAGATGTTCCATCTAGTGCTGCCATTCCAATTATCAGGCCTGCACTTGGAAGGCAACATTCTATTTCGGAGCAAGCAAAAACGGCAATGCAGGGATACTTAAACCACTTTCTCAGTAATATTGATATCGTGAACTCCCAAGAGGTAATGCCGGGTCATTTCTTCAAAGCTATGCTGTTCTCCTCTGTGTTAATCATTTGGAATTAGAGTTTGGGATTCTAAATGTATCATCTTTTCATATTTAGCCTTCTGCTGTTACATGTGTATAAGGTGTATCTGATTGGAGCATTTTTCTATTAGCTAATCGTGTACATTGTTCACAAGTACCAATGTGATTGAATTATCAAGAAAGAGGAGATATTATCATTTGTGagaattttcattttttgaaattaatttggACTCTATGTTGGCGTCAACTCCTATTTAGAGAAAAGCCAAAACCGATTAACACTTTGTTGATGTGTTTTAAGCTGAGCTAGTGACTTTTACAAGGTCCATATTGTGCACACATATTTAATTTTGTCTAACCTTCTTATGGACATGTTGCATTTCTACAATGGCTGTCTCCTAATCATCGTATGAAAAAAAGGCTGAAGACGGAAGATGTATGATCATACGGAAGTCGGGAAACATAATATTACTGTTGGATGAACATTGTCTGGCTCTGCATCTATGACAATCTTTCTGGTTTCATTTCTGCCGATATGTAACTGTCTGGTTGTTTGGATTTTTCTACAAATCTTATTTTTGTAGTTGAACACCACAGGTGTGCAGATTTTTGGAAGTTTCGAAGCTATCCTTTTCCCCAGAGTATGGTCCAAAGCTGAAGGAGGACTATGTTATGGTAAAGCATTTGCCAAAAATTTTGGGCAATAACAATGACAGAAAATGCTGCTCGTGTCAATTGTTCAGTTGTTGCAGAGATAATTGGCAAAAGGTCATATTGATCTCTCTAAACATGCTGATATGATTGATTTCATGGTGTAATTACTTTGTTTGGGAAGAAGAtggtgtaattttttttttattaaatcaaATTATTGTTACTATTAGTGGCTTCGATTGGAATTTGTATACTAGAGGgtttatgtatatattttcCCCTGAGATGTGTTTAATATTCCCCGTAAATGATAATTCAGCAATTGTCAGAGACGTTGATTCAAAGAGCCATCGTTTGCGATTACTAAAGATAAGTTGTATTTGAAATAATGATGCCTTTTGCAGGTGTTTTTCCACCTGTAATGTTTTAGATGAATATTTTAGTATCCCTTCTGCTAATGGAAATTTTTTGGAATATGTTGTAATTTGTTAGTATATGTCAAGAAAACTGGAAAATTGTAGATGTTGCACTTGGTAGTCAGAGTTTAGCTCGGCAGTTCCTTCTCTTCTGGCTTGCATAGACTACCGTGATCTCGTAGAAGTTGAGATTTTTACATTTCGTTTATCTGCAGGTCTGGGCTGTGCTAAAACCTGGATTTTTGGCTTTTCTGAGGGAACCTTTCGACCCCAATCCTCTAGATATTGTTGTTTTTGATGTTCTACCAGCCTCAGATGGTAATGGAGAGGGTCGAGTATCATTGGCGAAAGAAGTTAAAGATCGCAATCCTTTACGCCACTATTTCAGTGTAGGCTGTGTTCATTACATTTTTGGCATCAATCTATATTTTACTGTTGTTTATAGTTGCTTCAGTTGGGGTTTTGAATGATTGAGAATCACATACTTTCAAGGCTTTTGCCTTTTCATTGTCCATGAATTGAAGCAAAGTAACTAACTGTTAGTGTAGTAGTGATATCATGAACTGCCGTCTGCAAAAATCATATGCTTAGATTTCCCCTCTCTTTAGGGTTTAGTGCATGGGATCGTTTATATCTTCGCTAACTTGGAACTCTCTTATTAATGACAATGAATAACCTAATTTCAAATATGTAATTTATAGATGTATGACATAGCTTGTAGTTGTAAGCTTGAAAACTTCATTTTAATGAACTTAAGGGCAATATGCTATAGGTGATTTGTGGAAGTCGAAACATAAAGCTTAGAACAAAAAGTAATGCAAAAGTTAAAGATTGGGTTGCCGCAATCAATGATGCTGGTCTTCGACCACCTGAAGGTTGGTGTCACCCCCATCGTTTTGGCTCTTTTGCTCCTCCTCGAGGTTTGACTGAAGATGGTAGTCAAGTTCAGTGGTTCATTGACGGTCGTGCTGCATTTGAAGCTATTGCTTTGGCTATTGAGGGAGCAAAATCGACGGTATGTTCTTGAACATCCACCGCGTTCATAATCGGCATTATACCTGCTAATGTTTTGTTGTTATTGGTGATGATATCCAAAtcagatatatatatgtggGTGGTGGTTGTGCCCAGAACTGTACTTGTGCCGTCCATTTCTAGCTCATGCATCCACTCGGCTTGATTCTTTATTGGAAGCTAAAGCCAAGGAAGGTGTTCAGGTAAATAGGTTCGCATAGATGATTATTTGTTTTTCTCCTCTGATGATTCTCTTGATAAACTAAGTTATGCTTATGATTATCTTACTTATTTCTTGTTTCATTAAAGCGTTATCTTCTACTAGTCGACGTAGGTCATAACTCTGTTAATTTGCGTTTTGTGATTAGAATCAGGGTAATGAGTGTAGATAAATATATTGGTTGGTTTAGCAAAGGATCTAAATGTGATTTGTATTTCTTATAGTTTGTGGAAATCTAAACTAGTATTGGCATCATGACAAGTTTGTAGGAATATCATTTTGTGATAAACAGAACAAGGACTGATTCTCCTTGTTATGCCTTGCAATGTCACGTCTTGAAGATGCTGCTTCGATGCCGTATTATGTGGTTCGCCTATTCATTTTATTGAGCTGGAAATTGTCCCACGAAAGAGTGTTGCtagtttttatgttttattttttgccTGTTTCATTTTTTCAACTCGAATGTCTGGTGACATGGATTTATCATGCTTTGTTAGGTACATATTCTTCTGTACAAAGAGGTTGCTCTAGCTCTGAAAATCAACAGTGTCTATAGCAAGAGAAAGCTTCTGGGCATTCATGAAAACATCAGAGTACTTCGATATCCTGACCATTTCTCTTCTGGTGTCTATTTATGGTGTGATTTCTATTATAATTGCAATTATTTATGACATCCATTCATGTTTGTATAGATCAGCTTTTGCTTTTCAAACTGATTATTGCATCCATTGATATTGTATCCTCTCCTATATAGGTCCCATCATGAAAAAATTGTCATTGTAGATCACCAGATATGTTTCATTGGAGGACTTGATCTGTGCTTTGGTCGTTATGATTCTGGTGAACATAAAATTGGTGATCATCCCTCTTCACTATGGCCTGGCAAGGATTATTACAATCCAAGGTGTGTATTAACCTGTGTTGTTGGTATGTTAGTTCTTAATTTAACCATTCTCCCATTTAGATGTAATGGAGAATAAAACTCAGTCCCTCTCTCTAGCGAAACACAGTTTTACTGGATGATCCTTTTTAAGCTTCTCTTTTAGTTTTGTTGCCAAATGCCGGGAAGTTTGTTTGTGAATGAGTTTGTAAACTTGAGACATCCCGTCATGACTCATCTAATTCTATTgtctattactattattatttaaGAGGATCCTAGATATGGTCTCTTGGTATGCTCAACCCTAAATTGCAAAACAAACCCACAAAACTATCAAATTGCAAAAAAGGatatatcatattaaaatcaaatatttttaaataaacaaccctaaattacaaaaaaaaccaCAAAACTATCAAATTGCTAAAAAATAAATCTTGTACTGTACACACACAATGCATTGTATTTATATATTACGTTACACATGCAATGTGTGTGCATTGCCGCTGGAGTATAATTATTTTTGGCATGCTTGTGTAATTTTCCCAATTGCTTTTGCCGTATTTTTATGTACTATTGCTGTGCAATTTAAGTTTACTTTGAAAAGCAAACTGGGATGTTGTTTTGCGACCTTTAGCATGATCTAAATATGGAATTGAATTTGCCAAATGCTTGACCCTACTGAATCTTAGGGAATCGGAACCAAATTCGTGGGAGGACACAATGAAGGATGAATTAGATCGTGCAAAATATCCACGAATGCCATGGCATGATGTCCACTGTGCCCTTTGGGGCCCCCCTTGCAGTGATGCAGCCCGACATTTTGTCCAGCGATGGAACTATGCCAAGGTATATGTAGTTAACTTTTTTAATATCGATATCTGTAGCTCGAGCATTCTTCTTGTGATTTAAAATTCTTTCATTATCTTCCAGAGAAACAAAGCTCCAAATGAAAATGCAATTCCCCTTCTCTTGCCTCAGCACCACATGGTTATTCCTCATTATATGGGAATTAGTAGGGAGATAGAAAATGGTGATAAGAATCACAATGGCTATCATAAAGACATAAAAAGGAACGACTCTTTTTCGTCCCTATCATCTCTTCAGGATATACCTTTGCTTATGCCTCAAGAAGCTGATGGCCAAGATGCTGTAAGAGGAGAACCAAAATTAAATGGGTTTGATGGTAATCTACGTGATCAGCCAAGCAGGCCTGGCGGAAGTCCCTTCTCTTTTCGTAAATCCAAAACTGAACCATTTATCCCAGATATGCCAATGAGGGGCTTTGTGGATGATTTCGACTCCTTGGATCTCCAAAGCAGCATGTCTTCCCTTGTGATGCAGCATGGATCAGATATTTCAGAAAACAGATGGTGGGAATCACAGGAAAGAGGTGATCAAGTTGTTTCGTCAGATGAAATCGGACAAGTTGGTCCTCGTGTCCCATGTCGCTGTCAGGTGAGTTCTAGCTCCTGGATTGCAATATCTTTGTTGCTATAATTGACTGTCTTATTGAACCATGAGATACAGTGATATCTTTCAATGTTAAAAAAATAGAACAGAAACGACACGGTTTGTTGAGGGTAAAACGTCTAGCTTAGAAGTGGATCCTGAGATGAAGCCTCTTCCTCTCTTTCCCCAGTCTTGCAGACTCAAACTTATAAACCGGCACCTGTACCCTCAACAAACCACATTGAGATTTATTAATGTTCCATTTACATCGTTTCttatcaataaataaataataataatgttccATTTACTCTTTGTGAAATTGACAGAGCTCTGGTTTGATTTAAGATTACTTAGCTGCATGAATGGCCATTATCTAAGTAATTGGTTTTTATGTGTGTTGTTTGCAAGTAAAAAGATGTGTGTTGTTTGCAAGTGTGGATGTTCCCTCATCTAATAGGCTTGGATGACCCTTGCTTTCTAGGTTATAAGGAGTGTAAGCCAATGGTCAGCAGGAACAAGCCAAATTGAAGAAAGTATTCACAATGCCTACTGCTCACTTATTGAAAGAGCAGAACATTATGTATATATTGAGGTCTGTTTTTCTTCCTTCTTTGCTAAGCAGCGCTTTTCTACATTAGATATCTTTTCAAGTAGCAATGTCTTCATTTCTTACGACTCCATAATCACAAAGGCGTTTTCCTTATTACATTACTAAAACATCATACATGAAATACATTCAGGCACAAATTTTTCACTTCAAATGAAAGTTTCAGTTCCCAGGTTGTGAACATAATATAAGTTGCATTGGCTCACTGGAAAATCCTATTCATGTCAAGAAACTGTATACTAAGATATACATGTTCTAGAAGACTCGAAGAATCAAGCCAACTAATCAAGCCAGT comes from the Henckelia pumila isolate YLH828 chromosome 1, ASM3356847v2, whole genome shotgun sequence genome and includes:
- the LOC140876481 gene encoding phospholipase D zeta 1 isoform X1, producing MKMGSSEQSSMIGGHKYVQMQKEASPPEFPMMMSSFLSFHPATELTRIFDELPKATIVQVSRPDPSDISPMLLGYTIELQYRQFKWQLVKKASQVFYLHFALKKRKFIEEIHEKQEQVKEWLQNLGIGDHATVMQDDEEQDDEAIPSRLDESARNRDVPSSAAIPIIRPALGRQHSISEQAKTAMQGYLNHFLSNIDIVNSQEVCRFLEVSKLSFSPEYGPKLKEDYVMVKHLPKILGNNNDRKCCSCQLFSCCRDNWQKVWAVLKPGFLAFLREPFDPNPLDIVVFDVLPASDGNGEGRVSLAKEVKDRNPLRHYFSVICGSRNIKLRTKSNAKVKDWVAAINDAGLRPPEGWCHPHRFGSFAPPRGLTEDGSQVQWFIDGRAAFEAIALAIEGAKSTIYICGWWLCPELYLCRPFLAHASTRLDSLLEAKAKEGVQVHILLYKEVALALKINSVYSKRKLLGIHENIRVLRYPDHFSSGVYLWSHHEKIVIVDHQICFIGGLDLCFGRYDSGEHKIGDHPSSLWPGKDYYNPRESEPNSWEDTMKDELDRAKYPRMPWHDVHCALWGPPCSDAARHFVQRWNYAKRNKAPNENAIPLLLPQHHMVIPHYMGISREIENGDKNHNGYHKDIKRNDSFSSLSSLQDIPLLMPQEADGQDAVRGEPKLNGFDGNLRDQPSRPGGSPFSFRKSKTEPFIPDMPMRGFVDDFDSLDLQSSMSSLVMQHGSDISENRWWESQERGDQVVSSDEIGQVGPRVPCRCQVIRSVSQWSAGTSQIEESIHNAYCSLIERAEHYVYIENQFFISGLSGDEIIANRVLEALYRRIMRAHNEKKCFRVIIVIPLLPGFQGGVDDSGAASVRAIMHWQYRTICRGNNSILHNLYDLVGPRMHDYISFYGLRAYGRLYEGGPVSSSQVYVHSKIMIIDDHITLIGSANINDRSLLGSRDSEIGVLIEDKEFVDSWMGGKTWRAGKFALSLRLALWSEHLGFRAGEVNQIRDPVVASTYKDVWMATAKTNTMIYQDVFSCIPNDFIHTRASLRQSMALWREKIGHTTIDLGIAPPKLESYQEGDVTNTDPMERLQSVKGHLVSFPLDFMCKEDLRPVFNESEYYASPQVFH
- the LOC140876481 gene encoding phospholipase D zeta 1 isoform X2, which codes for MQGYLNHFLSNIDIVNSQEVCRFLEVSKLSFSPEYGPKLKEDYVMVKHLPKILGNNNDRKCCSCQLFSCCRDNWQKVWAVLKPGFLAFLREPFDPNPLDIVVFDVLPASDGNGEGRVSLAKEVKDRNPLRHYFSVICGSRNIKLRTKSNAKVKDWVAAINDAGLRPPEGWCHPHRFGSFAPPRGLTEDGSQVQWFIDGRAAFEAIALAIEGAKSTIYICGWWLCPELYLCRPFLAHASTRLDSLLEAKAKEGVQVHILLYKEVALALKINSVYSKRKLLGIHENIRVLRYPDHFSSGVYLWSHHEKIVIVDHQICFIGGLDLCFGRYDSGEHKIGDHPSSLWPGKDYYNPRESEPNSWEDTMKDELDRAKYPRMPWHDVHCALWGPPCSDAARHFVQRWNYAKRNKAPNENAIPLLLPQHHMVIPHYMGISREIENGDKNHNGYHKDIKRNDSFSSLSSLQDIPLLMPQEADGQDAVRGEPKLNGFDGNLRDQPSRPGGSPFSFRKSKTEPFIPDMPMRGFVDDFDSLDLQSSMSSLVMQHGSDISENRWWESQERGDQVVSSDEIGQVGPRVPCRCQVIRSVSQWSAGTSQIEESIHNAYCSLIERAEHYVYIENQFFISGLSGDEIIANRVLEALYRRIMRAHNEKKCFRVIIVIPLLPGFQGGVDDSGAASVRAIMHWQYRTICRGNNSILHNLYDLVGPRMHDYISFYGLRAYGRLYEGGPVSSSQVYVHSKIMIIDDHITLIGSANINDRSLLGSRDSEIGVLIEDKEFVDSWMGGKTWRAGKFALSLRLALWSEHLGFRAGEVNQIRDPVVASTYKDVWMATAKTNTMIYQDVFSCIPNDFIHTRASLRQSMALWREKIGHTTIDLGIAPPKLESYQEGDVTNTDPMERLQSVKGHLVSFPLDFMCKEDLRPVFNESEYYASPQVFH